AAGCAGAAGAGACCAGTGATCATAATGGAAATTCTGACAGTCTGAAGGATTATGAtgcttctcttgatcttccaatAGCCCTGAGGAAAGGTATTCAATCATGTACAAGGTaccctatgcatagttacatgacataCAGTAACCTGTCATTTGAATTTAGGGCCTTTACCACTAGTTTAGATACATGGGTGATCCCGAGTAACATACAGGAAGCAATGGGAACTGAAATTTGGAAGGCTGCTGTTATAAAGGAGATGAGGGCTCTGGAGAAAAATGGAATGTGGGACCAGGTGATCTTACCCAAAGGGCACAAGACAATTGGATGCAAATGGGTTTTCACTATAAAGTACAAGTCAAATGGGACTGTTGATCGATATAAGGCCAGGTTAGTTGCtaaagggtttactcaaacCTTTGGGGTAGATTACTCCGAGACATTCTCTCCCGTAGCTAAACTCAATACCATCCGAGTATTGCTATCAGTTGTAGTTAATAGAGATTAGCCTCTGCATCAACTAGATGTAAAGAATGCCTTTCTCAATGGAGAACTTGAGGAGGAAGTCTATATGAATCCTCCTCCCGTATTTGAAGATCAGTTCAAATAGCGAGTCTGCTGGCTGAGAAAACCgctatatgggttgaaacagtctccGAGAGCCTAGTTTGACAGATTTGCCATCTTTTTCAAAGGATAAGGGTATACCCAAGGGCACTCGGATCACACACTTTTTACAAAGAAGTCAAGTTCAAGGAAGGTAGCAGTTCTCATTGCGTACGTTGACGATATTGTGCTCTCcggtgatgatgatgatgaaattgtGAAACTCAAAGCAAAGATGgccaaagaatttgaaattaaagaccttggGAAGTTAAGATACTTTCTCGGAATGGAAGTAGCCCAGTCAAGGGATGGAATCTCAGTGTCCCAAAGAAATACACGGTTGATCTCCTAACGGAAACAGGAATGACTGGGTACAAACCTGCTGACACCCCggttgaatataattcaaagctTAGCAATACTAGTAACAGTGTCCCGATcaataaagaaaggtatcaaCAGTTAGTTgggaaattgatatacttatctcATACGAGATCTGATATTTCATATGCAGTGAGTGTtgtcagtcagtttatgcaggcCCCTTGTGAAGAACACATGACAGCTGTTGAGCGTATCCTACGATATCTGAAAACTACACCAAGTAGGGGGTTAATGTTCAAGAAGTCTGATAAACGTTGCATTGAAGCCTACATTGATTCTGATTGGGCAAGgtctgttgttgatagaaaatcaacatcTGGGTATGGCACATTTGTTTGGGGAAATCTGGTGACCTGGAAGAGCAAGAAACAGGGAGTTGTGGCCAAAAGTAGTGCAGAAGTTGAGTATCGGGCCATGAGATTaaggatatgtgaagaaatttggttgATGAAAGTGTTGTCAGATCTTCATCAATGAGCTCTCAATGAAACTGTTCTGTGACAATAAGGTAGCAATAAGTATTGCAAATAATCCTGTTCAGCATGACAGAACAAAACACGTTGAGATCGACTAACACTTCATCAAGGAGAGACTTGACAACGGAAGTATATGCATTCCTTATGTTCCCTCAAATCAGCAAATTGCAGATGTGCTCACAAAAGGGATACTGAGACAAAGCTTTGATTACTGTATTAGCAAGTTGGGCCTTATCGATATTTacgctccaacttgagggggagtgtcgaAAAACAGCTTGTAAACCTAGGGGTATTTTAGTAATCATATGTACCTTAGGGCTTCCCACTAATCtagaattaataataaaaatcagtttctatcgtggtttttctccttgTACCAGGGTTTCCACATAACTGTGTTGTTATTCTCTTCTctagtcttttatttttaacaaagaGAACTAAAACGAAGACacgaattaaatatttatttgttgtatctaaagaaattaataaaattacgTCACATTAAATTGTATCTTATCATAAAGTCTTCCTTAACCGAAAGTAATATtcgtaaagaaaaaaatgaaattgggaATATTTTCCAACTAAGAAacccaacttattttattaagaaatcTTAGCACTTCCCCTTTACTCAACCTCCACAAAAAGGACTATTTCCCTTTTCCCTAAATTATAATGGTGATTACGATGAGGGAAAATTGTATGGATGACTCAATTTTagggtccaaaatgtcaaatgacccatttttaaaaaataatgtcaattgaccctctgcttACGTCATCACGGGAATAGATTACAAAAATGCACCTCTAGTCTATAGCGCTCAACTCAAATTCAACGATCGTCCCCCTCCGctcaaaattaaggaaaacaAATTGTTGTACGTGCAAGTGTCGTTCATCTCGCTCTGCAAAACCATCACTGTCGTAATCGAAGTTCTCTACTGCCGTAATCGAAGTTCTCTACTGggttattgaatttaatttttgtcttcCATATTGTGTAGCATTTATTTAGGTTGATATTGTTTGATCGGTCTTTTATTTTAGGTTTCGATGTGTTCTGCATTGGTTGAGGACAAAGGTAGTTAGATGACAAGTTAGTGGACGAGTTTTGCGAGAACGAGATGTGCTAGAGCGATTCGAGGGAAAGCGAGATGTGCTAGAGCGATTCGAGTGAAAGCGAGATGTGCTAGAATGATTTGAGTGAAAGAGAGATGTGCTAGAGCGAGATGAGCAAGATTAGCAAGAGATAGCGAGATTAGCGAGACTTTTACAGTATATTTTGTTAGTGATTTTTTAGTATGAACCTGTTAACTGATAAATTGAATGTTCATTGAATAATGCAGGAGTAATTTAAGATGTTGAAATCTTTGAAAATTTGTGAAGTTGATAGGTTTCTCGGGCAAGTAACTTGCCTGGCCAATGTTGCCAATGCCAACAAGATTGTAAAGCAGAAGCTCACCAAAAGGCAATTAAAGATGTTCAAGAGAACAGTTTTTGGTCGATTCCTAGATATTGAACTTGTATTCAATAGCCCTCTAATCCACCATATGTTATTGAGGGAAGTGTGGAACTTAGGAATGGACTCAATCAGTTTCTTTGTTAGAGGAAAGGTCGTCATATTTTCGAAGGACGAATTTTTATTGATCACTGGTTTGTGGCGGTCTTCTACGCGAGTTGGACGGAGTGAGGAGTCCTCACACGAACTTTTTATCAAGTACTTTGGTAGTCAGTTGGCCTCAGACGCATTCCACTTGCATTTGCTTGAAGAAGAATACAAAGAATTggtatttgaaaatgatgaggATGTAGTGAAAATTACCCTATATTACACAgaggttgcaatgatgggtAAAAACAAGCAAAAGAATGTTGTGGATCATACCCTATTTGATGATGTTGAAGACATAAAACTACTACAACTCTCTTGATTGGGGTACAATCATTTGGCAAAGGACACTCGACTCCCTGAAGACCGCACTTAAAGATAAGTTTAGTCTATACAAGGAGAAAGTAaggggaaataaaaattatgttgtgAAGTACTCGCTCCATGGATTTCCCCAAGCATTCCAGGTAGATGTTCCTTAACCTAACTTTATCTTTGGTTTGACATTAacataattataaatttgagtTGTTTGGATTTAGATGTGGGCGTACGAGATCCTTTCGTCAATAGCAGGAAACATTGCCACTCGAAAGAGCAAGGTAGCAATTCCTCGTATATTACGGTGGTCATGCTTCCACTCGGTGTCATTCAAAACactcgagagagacatttttTAGTCTGAAAATGTAAGTGTAATCTATGTAGCCACAGTATGTTTATTCGGTAGTTAAATGTACACTAACCATCTTACTGGGTTCCTTAATACAGACAAAAGTCAAAGAGGGTCTTATCATGTCCAAGGCTGAGAAGGAGTTTCGGGACGCCCCAATTGATAGACAGACGGTAAGACAAGCACACTCCAACACCGAGAGTTCAGGGAGCTCTAGTATTCTACATAGTGACGGTGGTTCAGATAATAATGGTTCAAAAGGTGGGGAAGGTGAACAAGAGGGTAATTCAAAAGGTGAAGCGAGGGATGAAGAATCTGATGGGGACTAAAACATCCACCAGCCTACTTACACTCCCAGTGAGGATATGTTTCATAATGTGCTGGTGGTTGGTGACGTACATCCTGAGTTTGAGGAGGAGTGTTCTGTCCCAGAGGATTCAGGCCGCAAGGAGGGAGCCAATTTTGAACCTGATGTATATGCCTACCTGCGGAGCATCGACATCTCAAATTGAGCTTGGATGCCCGTGTATCGAACCTAGAGACGAACGTGAGAGACATGAAAGGCCAATTGTCAACTATTTTGTCTCTATTACAGTCGATGAAAGGTTCCACGATGCCGACGAGGTCTCCTACTCCACAGGATGCCACTATGTCCCCCATCCCGATTGTACGTAGGTCACCTATCCCACCTGTACATAGGTCACTTACCCCACCTCCACCTCCACCTAGGTCACCTACACCATCTCCACCTAAGTCACCTACCCCACCTCCACCTAAGTCACCTACTGCACCTCCACCGATCTCACCTCCACCACCACCTGTACAGCTCGATATCACGACCTCCTCTAACATCCTACATCTCAATTCACGGGTATGATCATTATGTGATtcaaaaatttctttcttcataTTTGTTATTCAGCATGTTCagcattttgttatatttttgtaGGTTATGGTCGAGAGTAGAAAAACAACGCGTAAGAGGAAGGTCGTTGATAAGTACACACCTCCCATTGAACtagagaagaaaataataaaagagaaGGAAGTTAGGGTTCAACTTCCTTTGGATCGTCCAAATATTATGTACCCTCTCCCTGGGGTAACTACGATACAGTTTAAAGTACAGATCCCATACTCCTTGAAGCATGAGGTTCCAGCGGCTACATTGAAGGAAATGATGAAATGGATTGTCGATGAGAACACGGACAACGAGGTTCGAGAAAATGCAGTTCAACCATTATCCAAAATCTTTTTCCAGGAGTTGATTGAACCAAGTTCATGGGTTGAGTGTGACGTAAGTTTACAATCCTTGTCCTTTTTACCAAGTACATACAGTTATAAACCCTCTCCTAACGTATATCTTGTTCTGGATGCAGATCCTAAATATCATTTTTGAGctcatgaaagaaaaattctaTAGGCGACCAGACATGTGTATGGCTCACTTCACCATCCTGCCAATTGGAATAACGGTAACCATTTACTGCACTTTTGAATAGGAATATGTTGGTTGACTATTATGTGTTTTAATATCCTTTTCGTTGTGAAGAGTCATCTAAATTCTCAAGATGGGGTTTACAAACATATCAAGAATAAGTCGACCTTGTAAGCTGCCGTAGCATGGGAGGATGAGACGTTACCGAATTATGTCATGGGTAAATTTGATGTCAAGTGGTCAGATGTAGACTTCATATACACGACAACAAACATTGATCAGCATTAGATGTTGGTAGCATTTGATCTGAATAGAGGCCGATTGTTTGTATTTGATTCACTGCCTTTCATGACATCGAAGAAGAAGCTGGAGTCTTTCCTTGAACCGTTGACTTACACCCTACCTTCGCTTCTTCACTACTATGGCCTAAAATGTTCGAAGTCGGACATCGAAATGTCTCAATCGAAGATAGCACGACCTACCTTTACGAATACATAGCACAGGTCGTTAGATTGTGGaatttttgttgtaaaattcTTAAAACATTTAGTGATTGGTAGTGACCCAGCTGTAACAACTCAGGATAAGATGACTGACTATAGAATGCAATTGGCATGTCAATTGTGGATGAACACTCCATATTATTGACGTAcatgtatattatgtatattattgatataatttAGCTTTTACTACtatgttatttaaatttttagtgtAGAACTACCATGAATACAGAAGATTCATTCATGAATAGCGAACAAGTTAAATTAAACTTAGATAAGCGAGACATCTGAAGGGATTCATTAAGCTaacaagttaaattaaattataagtgcagaatttaatttaagtttaatttaagtaatcaaactttaaaagggattaaattaatttaaattaaacttataaaacgGATTAAATTGTTAGTGTAGAACTACCATAAATATAGAAGAAGATTCATTCATGAATAGCCAACAAGTTAATTAAACTTAGATAAGCAAGACATCTGAAGGGATTCATtaattacacttataaaagggaTTCATTGCCAACAAGTTAAATTAAAAGCGAGATGACCGACAGCGAGATGTGCTAGAGCGAGATAAGCGACAACGAGATAAACGAAAGTGAGATGAGCGAGAGCGGGAAGTTTCCATAATGGTTCAAGAATAGCTAAACTCTAGTAATCAAACTTATAAAGCGAGATATCTGAAGAGATTCATGAATAGACAAACTCTAGTAATCAAACTCATATGCGAGACATTAGAAGTTTCCAGAATGACAAGTGGCTCataaaaaattatagttttGAGGATTAAAGTGGCACATAAAATGTTACAGTTACATAGACAAGTGGCATTTAGATAATTACAAAGACAAGTGGCACATAGACAACTACAATCGATCGACATTTGAATCATTTTTATTAGAGTCAATGGGTCACCCGGTCGTTAGCGGTTCACTGCAGTTTTGCCGATTATGCCCGTAGTTCCTACACCTACCACATTTTATTTGTCTGCATTGTTCTCCACTTGATGGTATTCTTTGCAATCTTCGCCGCCCGACCTGTACCACTCTTCTAGGAGGTGCAATATACTTTTCCACATATTCTGGAGGTCTCTTCCATTTAGATATGTGACCGAGTGGATTTACAGGCTCTGCATAAGCAGCCATGAGGGAGTCAACACTATAGAATAGACTGCAGAAACCATGGATGGGGATGTTTCTTTCTTGCGCAGCCacaattgcatgcaaacatggCATACCGAGTGAGTCAAATTCCTTGCATGTACATTCCTTCGTATGGAGGTTCACAATACCGTCCAATCGATTGTCCCGCACATGGATCCTATAACAATCAATCGGCTCAACTCGATATCGTTTGCCTTTGTCACACTCAGTTGCTAATCGATTTTCACAGTAGTCCAAGTGTGACGTCGTTCGAGATGCCCAATAATTTCTCCGTTCATAAAACCATGACTGGATGAGGCCTCGAACATGTTCCAACAAGCACATTATGGGCAGCTGTCGAT
The nucleotide sequence above comes from Benincasa hispida cultivar B227 chromosome 3, ASM972705v1, whole genome shotgun sequence. Encoded proteins:
- the LOC120073554 gene encoding uncharacterized protein LOC120073554, translated to MLKSLKICEVDRFLGQVTCLANVANANKIVKQKLTKRQLKMFKRTVFGRFLDIELVFNSPLIHHMLLREVWNLGMDSISFFVRGKVVIFSKDEFLLITGLWRSSTRVGRSEESSHELFIKYFGSQLASDAFHLHLLEEEYKELVFENDEDVVKITLYYTEVAMMGKNKQKNVVDHTLFDDVEDIKLLQLS